Proteins from a genomic interval of Yarrowia lipolytica chromosome 1E, complete sequence:
- a CDS encoding uncharacterized protein (Compare to YALI0E26147g, similar to Saccharomyces cerevisiae LIN1 (YHR156C); ancestral locus Anc_1.96, similar to uniprot|CAD70383 Neurospora crassa B17B1. 010) produces the protein MSTFNTNNPLQLAPEVEETTELDELLEEDIGGRVRAQKKGLRGIDDDSSDEDAPVKGANGHGNNDSDSDMFSEDEDEENKEKDNGDRPEEEEFDDEKPQFMDMEKFEGDVGTHTTVAPLEEEESDSEVDIDYYTKDDMDGLDVDLSRAKKYTPKMESFNLKQDLEEGKFDQEGNFVKNAQDEKEHQDLWLDGVSKKDIAAAKRAQQSRKESAAAKPIISKVELLQQLSEVLQSGESSLAALARLGKERKKLNGDEKKAMVQQIEQLTEYCDALLSRDMSNIYDMTREEVQKEYCLLTGQSVKDLKRKVDEIEDEQEEWVFRWAEGEEVHGPFTSSMMKGWSEGYFTDAVQVRKVGERTWMNHGKYD, from the coding sequence atgtCTACTTTTAACACCAATAACCCGCTCCAGCTGGCGCCTGAGGTTGAGGAAACGACCGAACTCGATGAattgctggaggaggatattGGGGGACGAGTCCGGGCGCAGAAAAAGGGGCTTCGAGGCATCGATGACGACTCTTCCGATGAGGATGCGCCTGTGAAGGGAGCAAATGGACATGGAAACAACGACAGTGACAGCGACATGTTCAGTgaggacgaagacgaagagAACAAAGAGAAGGATAACGGCGACAggcccgaggaggaggagtttgatgACGAGAAACCGCAGTTCATGGATATGGAAAAGTTTGAGGGCGATGTCGGTACACACACCACTGTGGCCCCTCtagaagaagaggagtcCGACTCGGAAGTGGATATTGACTACTACACAAAGGACGACATGGACGGACTGGATGTGGATCTGAGCAGGGCAAAGAAATACACACCCAAGATGGAATCGTTCAATCTCAAGCAAGACTTGGAGGAGGGCAAGTTCGATCAGGAAGGCAATTTTGTCAAAAACGCTCAGGACGAAAAGGAGCACCAAGACTTGTGGCTGGATGGAGTCAGCAAGAAGGAtattgctgctgccaagcgTGCGCAACAGTCCAGGAAGGAATCCGCTGCTGCTAAACCGATTATTTCAAAGGTTGAGCTGTTGCAACAACTGTCGGAAGTGCTTCAGAGTGGAGAATCGTCCTTAGCGGCTCTTGCGCGACTAGGAAAGGAGCGCAAAAAGCTCAATGGTGACGAGAAAAAGGCTATGGTACAGCAAATCGAACAGCTGACCGAGTACTGTGACGCTTTGCTGTCTAgagacatgtccaacatcTATGACATGACTCGAGAAGAGGTCCAAAAGGAGTACTGTTTGTTGACGGGCCAGTCGGTCAAAGATCTgaaacgaaaagtggatGAGATTGAAGACGAGCAGGAAGAATGGGTGTTTCGATGGGCAGAGGGAGAAGAGGTCCACGGTCCCTTCACTAGCTCCATGATGAAAGGATGGTCAGAAGGGTACTTTACGGACGCTGTGCAGGTAAGAAAGGTCGGAGAAAGAACCTGGATGAACCATGGAAAGTATGACTAG
- a CDS encoding uncharacterized protein (Compare to YALI0E26169g, similar to Saccharomyces cerevisiae YNL260C; ancestral locus Anc_1.97, weakly similar to uniprot|P53846 Saccharomyces cerevisiae YNL260c Hypothetical 23.3 kDa protein in ORC5- ATX1 intergenic region): protein MPAIPTEMKQHDDIFEDLFQLEEKFYEEGYNDGLQAGTKAGFAEGREFGVQTGYQRFLDLGLLQGRVIVWEEQVADLPESKQQKTVERLQQIKQLIHQEEPTYFLSNDSVVVHQYETMMKKAKAKVRTLAASIGSEKVVFEDLLKGYTEEENIEDNF from the exons ATGCCAGCTATCCCTACAGAAATGAAGCAGCACGACGACATCTTCGAGGACTTGTTCCAGCTTGAAGAAAA ATTCTACGAAGAAGGATACAATGATGGACTACAGGCTGGTACAAAGGCTGGGTTTGCTGAAGGACGTGAGTTTGGAGTACAGACGGGATATCAGCGGTTTCTGGATCTCGGTTTGCTCCAGGGACGAGTCATAGTGTGGGAGGAACAGGTGGCTGATCTACCTGAAAGCAAACAGCAAAAGACAGTCGAGCGACTGCAACAGATCAAGCAGCTGATCCaccaggaggagcccacATATTTTTTATCCAACGATAGTGTGGTCGTTCATCAATACGAAACTatgatgaagaaggccaaggccaaggtgaGAACTTTGGCAGCCAGCATCGGTAGCGAAAAGGTGGTGTTTGAGGATCTGCTCAAGGGTTACACTGAAGAGGAGAATATCGAGGATAACTTCTAG
- a CDS encoding uncharacterized protein (Compare to YALI0E26191g, weakly similar to DEHA0E23389 Debaryomyces hansenii), with protein sequence MDWQPGYPSEPFGAYMEPLDPPYQVPVIPQDIFDDLGDLDTTSSHDTEMDLDMDMGPPSHYMRDVAIRESAAAEGVDEDRPDCFFKFLEEEFRQGTLSSELYQRSVYKTVEFPDTVTPDVLCEHPILDKQGLEWGTLFESSRRGSFLIPDGVCESVATHKALVRKLRYQRYAAYRPPPSASPTIQGFEHSLMAFQRCFTNPKPHLFHFQLRNLMYPVSATQVFYNANHMDDFQVDMLNPETGEQTVAISPEMCDPSLQQLRVSALAANRNVVMLGSTKGVFVVKPLAETSSSEKKSFLSSGMISSGNELQVNYISLLSSSALISGNDNVLRTLDLNTLKAKDSITLNYAANATAFLPGSENVCVMACDSQESHVYDSRSGKLQMSLQGHTDFGFACAWSPDGKTVATGNQDGTCRLYDIRGASNQCIGAVSGKLQAAIRSVDFDASGRYLAIAEPVDYVTVIDTWSECTSRQTIEFFGGTAGVRFTQSCSLGEYQQLTIGVADETVGGVIQYMRPSQLQGEDFGFI encoded by the coding sequence ATGGACTGGCAACCGGGCTATCCTTCCGAGCCCTTTGGGGCGTACATGGAGCCTCTGGACCCCCCCTACCAGGTGCCCGTCATCCCACAGGACATTTTCGATGACTTGGGCGATCTGGATACCACCTCTTCTCACGACACGGAGATGGATCTGGACATGGACATGGGGCCTCCCAGCCACTACATGCGCGATGTTGCGATCCGAGAGAGTGCTGCAGCCGAGGGCGTGGACGAGGACCGGCCAGACTGCTTCTTCAAGTTTCTGGAAGAGGAGTTTCGTCAGGGTACTCTCTCCTCAGAGCTGTACCAGAGATCAGTATACAAAACGGTGGAGTTTCCGGACACTGTTACCCCAGACGTCTTGTGTGAGCATCCGATTCTCGACAAACAGGGACTCGAGTGGGGTACGCTGTTTGAGTCGTCCCGAAGAGGCTCCTTTCTCATCCCCGACGGAGTATGTGAAAGCGTGGCAACCCACAAGGCTCTGGTGCGCAAACTCAGATACCAGCGCTACGCGGCTTACCGTCCGCCACCTAGCGCATCTCCAACGATTCAAGGCTTCGAGCACTCACTCATGGCGTTCCAGCGGTGCTTCACTAACCCCAAACCCCATCTTTTCCATTTCCAGCTGAGAAACCTGATGTATCCCGTTTCAGCCACGCAGGTTTTCTACAATGCCAATCATATGGATGACTTCCAGGTGGATATGCTCAATCCAGAAACGGGCGAACAGACGGTCGCAATATCACCTGAAATGTGTGACCCATCTCTCCAGCAATTGAGAGTGTCCGCCTTAGCAGCTAACAGGAACGTGGTTATGCTGGGAAGCACAAAGGgcgtgtttgtggtgaAACCGTTGGCTGAAACGTCGTCGTCAGAAAAGAAATCGTTTCTCTCTTCGGGCATGATATCGTCTGGTAACGAACTACAGGTCAACTAcatctccttgttgtcctCTTCAGCCCTGATATCAGGCAACGACAACGTTCTTCGGACTCTGGACCTGAACACTCTTAAGGCAAAAGACTCCATTACACTCAACTATGCTGCTAATGCTACGGCCTTTCTCCCAGGCTCGGAAAATGTCTGCGTCATGGCTTGTGACTCGCAGGAGTCGCACGTCTACGACTCGCGATCGGGTAAACTGCAAATGTCATTGCAGGGTCACACGGACTTCGGATTTGCATGTGCCTGGTCTCCCGATGGCAAAACAGTGGCTACAGGCAACCAGGACGGAACTTGCCGTCTGTACGACATCCGAGGAGCGTCCAACCAATGCATCGGCGCCGTTTCGGGAAAGTTGCAGGCAGCTATTCGGTCCGTGGATTTTGATGCTTCCGGAAGATATCTTGCTATTGCCGAGCCGGTCGATTACGTGACTGTTATCGATACGTGGTCGGAATGTACGTCCAGACAGACGATCGAGTTCTTTGGAGGCACCGCCGGCGTCAGATTCACTCAGTCGTGTTCGCTGGGCGAGTACCAGCAGTTGACAATTGGTGTTGCTGATGAGActgttggaggagtcatTCAGTACATGCGACCCAGTCAGTTACAGGGTGAGGATTTTGGATTTATCTAG
- a CDS encoding uncharacterized protein (Compare to YALI0E26235g, similar to Saccharomyces cerevisiae UFD1 (YGR048W); ancestral locus Anc_1.89, similar to uniprot|P53044 Saccharomyces cerevisiae YGR048w UFD1 ubiquitin fusion degradation protein): MFGGTAQWGATPFRNRTQKFQDYYRCYPIAMMPGKDRESANYGGKIFLPPSALSKLSMLHISYPMLFQLKSEENDNVTYGGVLEFIAEEGRVYLPQWIIETLDVGPGSLLEISSCDLPLGKFVKFEPQSVDFLDISDPRAVLERSFQNFSTLTVGDVFKFSYNDKTYGMKVLEVKPDLEDKHSVCCVETDIEVDFAPPVGYVDPSTQSDSNYGRAIKTPGTSGSSTPAPMAAAGTMAQSIGYSKLAQQTIKSASKNTFSGGGQKLSGKAVKPEEEASLDEHFKELVGLGSTDTDANPQPLRLPFGQLFFGFPLVPVKPSEDEETQTEEQQQQPHFSGTGQSLRESRKRKERNSSAGAAGGTPKKPTSPEMVVID; encoded by the coding sequence ATGTTTGGAGGAACTGCACAATGGGGCGCCACGCCTTTCCGAAACCGAACCCAGAAGTTTCAGGACTACTACCGATGTTACCCCATCGCCATGATGCCCGGTAAGGACCGAGAGTCTGCCAACTACGGTGGCAAGATCTTTTTGCCTCCCTCGGCACTTTCCAAGCTCAGTATGCTGCACATTTCGTACCCGATGTTGTTCCAGCTCAAAAGCGAGGAGAACGACAATGTGACGTACGGTGGCGTTTTGGAGTTcattgccgaggagggcCGCGTCTACTTGCCCCAATGGATCATTGAGACTCTGGATGTGGGTCCTGGATCTCTGCTGGAAATTTCGTCTTGTGATTTGCCACTGGGTAAGTTTGTCAAGTTTGAACCCCAGAGCGTTGATTTTCTGGACATTTCCGACCCCCGAGCAGTGCTGGAGAGATCATTCCAGAACTTCTCGACCCTCACAGTCGGAGACGTGTTCAAGTTCAGCTACAACGACAAGACATATGGAAtgaaggtgctggaggtCAAGCCCGACCTGGAGGACAAGCACTCGGTGTGCTGTGTGGAGACGGACATTGAGGTTGACTTTGCGCCTCCGGTGGGCTACGTGGATCCCTCCACCCAGAGTGACTCCAATTACGGAAGAGCCATCAAGACACCTGGTACCAGTGGATCTTCTACTCCTGCACCAATGGCAGCCGCGGGAACCATGGCCCAGTCTATTGGTTATTCGAAGCTCGCCCAACAGACCATTAAGTCTGCTTCTAAAAACACCTTTTCCGGTGGCGGCCAGAAGCTGTCTGGAAAAGCCGTCAAGCCTGAAGAAGAGGCCTCCCTCGACGAGCACTTCAAGGAGCTCGTGGGTCTGGGatcaacagacacagacgcGAACCCCCAGCCTTTACGTCTCCCTTTTGGGCAGCTATTCTTTGGTTTCCCCCTAGTGCCTGTCAAGCCTTCTGAAGACGAAGAGACACAGaccgaggagcagcagcaacagcccCACTTTTCGGGCACAGGCCAGAGTCTGCGAGAAAGTCGAAAACGCAAGGAGCGCAACTCGTCGGCTGGAGCTGCGGGAGGAAcccccaagaagcccaCCAGTCCCGAAATGGTGGTCATTGATTAA
- a CDS encoding uncharacterized protein (Compare to YALI0E26257g, similar to Saccharomyces cerevisiae YGL140C; ancestral locus Anc_1.90, weakly similar to uniprot|P53120 Saccharomyces cerevisiae YGL140c), giving the protein MSQLWAKWKSRPPKINLLGVEFAWDDLTLKRLVKTFVNTTFCLIFCLIPACVHRIGKVGYMLTLFSVIVPPAKRLGKEVESIVITLLGLGLGVGYANLTRYIAKLPLRHMELKSEKGLSGNPDYRSALGILALGEFLMLMFHGYWRSKIPRIFAGVLTFLIVTHFSYLSDLEVSVQNMCINFGYPIMLACGTSIFFNVTIFPESGSTDLGKVTVALIKELKTSISMTVTYFVNSAEIMRVHLEEEQRREQEASNGGAESPKSIHGNTDDSNETPETYVPESIHDNTKIDNNQSQASVSPELDITELGTLLKKKTALTAKYTSCKAALTECTFEITYAYVSPTVLKPTVKLLNGIVKSAGAMLDACELEFALLGKVQAAQLQKTNSSSNQAAEEEQDIIKRLKPEREIVHGNKELLLAMVSRVAEPIHVLDKAMTDAFDHAVHAVCYAFSVGEQLPNIRDFPDKREEFKDAIETFDVVSRSALASLDFGTVDHDHIDDYLLPRDELFLLASFILNLKSCALSIMSLLDEAQALHATRRKREDVRGWPILGKKRLWSAMFENRKSFSKYFFSRSDDARNDGDNIEGHDVLTFTQNLETREAAITRQMSNTDQPKDLKEAQPASEKKTKESHYVRFRNKWKMFDLWIGNHIANIIEVTPAEEKHWKFALKVTIPMFLVSWPMFVPSMRLWYINMRGSWVGFVVALVTETTLGGSVFIFILRTIGLTIGSAWAVLAHTAGRGHIHSVMGVVMAVIFIPALWFMLATKYFKGGMITVVSANVVLLATLYPTTTGGIVTNFAKRTLAMMIGGGAALLGQLFLFPVKAREELVVVTVQAIRECSRMERIIAYGFDDPATAQKEFKKCAKVARGSLTAAATFRTFTKQEPRLKGSFEEISKIFGEIIFVTRQIIDRLENIVFLRQQYGSVVLDEYGPEVLAYRRQTAAAITTTLRAVEAALLNKTPLPQYMPSARLAHRRFVNRVREVMITRLSQNKHHHSVPNIGTPAVGTPRDTPRETPRETPRETPLATPLGNPSHPELSSRASLPNVHTGSPRRCSEGDTTREKACVPDLVVNDTDTPHALHHSSDDTSDSDDSSQEIEIVPRARTQQQQQQQPHDYLQHRAVVLQQKFMSWSATSSAVEEVIEYVEELADLTALLVGVNKFKYGFLSRPIYAEWAASAARAYDEVLAPHDPLKADNDDEEPDETPHELRTAADHTPDILDRDHIPRGLRKRVFSVVEHNGQIYGGGEHQYNMVPGMPAVDRTTSRQSQKSNKSHLSQPVARKTSSNASMPPLTRRQSIRSVVGAVNDSPEPESKYLTLRRRMGRKINKKH; this is encoded by the coding sequence ATGTCGCAACTATGGGCCAAGTGGAAAAGCCGGCCCCCTAAAatcaacctcctcggcgtGGAGTTTGCATGGGATGACCTGACGCTCAAGCGGCTGGTAAAAACCTTTGTCAACACCACCTTTTGTCTGATTTTCTGTCTCATTCCGGCCTGTGTGCACCGAATCGGAAAGGTAGGCTACATGTTGACTCTGTTTTCCGTGATTGTTCCGCCGGCAAAGCGACTGGGAAAGGAGGTTGAGAGTATCGTCATTACTCTGTTGGGCCTGGGTCTGGGTGTAGGATACGCCAACCTGACACGGTACATCGCCAAACTACCATTACGACATATGGAACTCAAGTCAGAGAAGGGTCTGAGTGGAAACCCAGACTATAGAAGCGCGCTGGGAATTTTGGCGCTGGGCGAGTTTCTCATGCTCATGTTCCATGGATATTGGCGGTCCAAGATCCCCCGTATCTTTGCAGGGGTACTAACCTTCCTTATCGTCACACATTTCTCCTACCTGTCCGATCTCGAGGTGTCTGTGCAGAACATGTGCATCAACTTTGGCTATCCAATCATGCTGGCGTGCGGTACGTCgatttttttcaatgtgACCATCTTCCCCGAGTCGGGTTCTACGGACCTTGGAAAGGTCACGGTGGCTCTCATTAAGGAACTCAAGACGTCCATCTCTATGACAGTTACCTACTTTGTCAACTCGGCCGAAATCATGCGAGTCCATTTGGAGGAAGAACAGAGGCGGGAACAAGAGGCTTCCAACGGAGGAGCAGAGTCGCCGAAATCGATCCATGGAAACACAGACGATTCCAACGAGACCCCAGAGACGTATGTTCCGGAGTCTATTCACGACAACACCAAAATCGACAACAATCAGTCCCAGGCATCTGTATCCCCTGAACTAGACATTACAGAGCTCGGAACTCTGctgaaaaagaagacagCTCTCACAGCCAAGTACACGTCGTGCAAGGCTGCCCTGACAGAGTGCACGTTCGAAATCACCTATGCTTACGTGTCTCCCACGGTTCTGAAACCCACAGTCAAACTGTTGAACGGCATAGTCAAGTCTGCGGGTGCCATGTTGGATGCCTGTGAGCTGGAATTTGCACTGCTCGGAAAAGTACAGGCTGCTCAGCTCCAAAAGACAAACAGTAGCTCTAACCAGGcggccgaggaggagcaggatATTATCAAGCGTCTGAAACCCGAGCGAGAAATCGTGCATGGAAACAAGGAGCTCCTCCTAGCCATGGTTTCTCGAGTCGCAGAACCCATCCATGTGCTCGATAAGGCCATGACTGACGCGTTTGACCATGCCGTTCACGCTGTTTGCTACGCATTTTCCGTCGGAGAGCAGCTGCCCAATATTCGTGACTTTCCAGACAAACGGgaggagttcaaggacGCCATTGAGACTTTCGACGTTGTGTCTCGGTCCGCACTGGCGTCTCTGGACTTTGGTACTGTCGATCACGACCACATTGACGACTATCTTCTTCCCCGAGACGAGCTGTTCCTCCTCGCCTCTTTCATTCTTAACCTCAAGTCTTGTGCTTTGAGTATCATGAGCTTGCTTGACGAAGCCCAGGCTCTGCATGCTACACGTCGCAAGCGAGAAGACGTGCGTGGATGGCCTATTTTAGGCAAAAAGCGACTGTGGTCGGCGATGTTCGAGAACAGAAAGAGCTTCTCCAAGTACTTTTTCTCGCGATCAGATGACGCCAGAAACGACGGAGATAACATTGAAGGACACGATGTCTTGACATTCACACAAAACCTGGAGACTAGAGAAGCTGCCATCACACGTCAAATGTCCAACACTGACCAGCCCAAGGATCTGAAGGAAGCCCAACCTGCTTCTGAGAAGAAAACAAAGGAATCGCATTATGTGCGGTTCCGCAACAAGTGGAAAATGTTTGATTTATGGATTGGAAACCACATTGCCAACATTATCGAAGTCACTCCTGCAGAAGAGAAACACTGGAAATTTGCTCTCAAAGTGACAATCCCGATGTTTCTCGTATCCTGGCCCATGTTTGTGCCTTCCATGCGGCTGTGGTACATCAACATGCGAGGCTCTTGGGTCGGTTTTGTGGTTGCCCTGGTTACGGAGACGACTCTGGGAGGCTCCgttttcattttcatccTCCGAACAATCGGATTAACTATTGGGTCGGCTTGGGCTGTTCTGGCCCATACTGCTGGACGAGGTCACATTCACTCAGTTATGGGAGTGGTCATGGCTGTCATCTTTATCCCTGCCCTATGGTTCATGTTGGCCACCAAATACTTCAAGGGAGGCATGATTACGGTTGTGTCTGCTAATGTGGTCCTTCTGGCCACTCTATACCCTACGACTACAGGTGGAATTGTCACCAACTTTGCCAAACGAACTCTGGCTATGATgatcggaggaggagcggCTCTATTAGGACAATTATTCTTATTCCCAGTTAAGGCGCGAGAAGAGCTCGTGGTGGTGACCGTCCAGGCGATCAGAGAGTGTTCTCGAATGGAGAGAATCATTGCTTACGGCTTTGACGACCCTGCCACTGCTCAGAAGGAGTTCAAAAAGTGCGCTAAGGTCGCCAGAGGTTCACTTACAGCTGCAGCGACCTTCAGAACTTTCACCAAACAGGAGCCTCGTCTTAAGGGCTCTTTTGAGGAGATTTCCAAGATATTTGGCGAGATCATTTTCGTGACTCGACAGATTATCGACCGACTGGAGAACATTGTCTTCTTACGTCAACAGTATGGATCTGTGGTTCTGGACGAGTATGGACCTGAGGTTCTGGCCTACCGACGTCAGACTGCCGCTGCAATCACCACGACTCTACGTGCAGTTGAAGCAGCTCTTCTGAATAAGACACCCCTGCCTCAGTATATGCCCAGTGCTCGTTTGGCGCATCGACGGTTTGTGAACCGAGTTCGAGAGGTCATGATCACACGACTGAGCCAGAACAAGCATCATCATAGCGTTCCCAATATTGGAACTCCAGCGGTAGGTACACCTCGTGACACACCTCGAGAGACCCCCCGAGAAACCCCTCGAGAAACCCCCTTGGCCACTCCTCTAGGCAATCCTTCGCACCCTGAGTTATCTTCTCGAGCCAGTCTTCCCAATGTTCATACTGGGTCTCCTAGACGATGTTCGGAAGGAGACACCACTCGAGAGAAGGCTTGTGTTCCTGATTTGGTGGTCAATGATACAGACACACCCCATGCTCTGCACCACAGTTCTGATGACACTTCAGACTCGGATGACTCGTCTCAGGAGATTGAGATTGTGCCTCGAGCCCGaacacagcagcagcagcagcagcagccacacGACTACCTCCAACATCGAGCCGTCGTGTTGCAGCAAAAGTTCATGTCGTGGAGTGCGACTTCTTCGgccgtggaggaggtcatTGAGTACGTGGAAGAGTTGGCTGATCTCACAGCGCTGCTTGTGGGTGTCAACAAATTCAAGTACGGCTTTCTTTCGCGTCCCATTTACGCTGAATGGGCTGCTTCGGCAGCTCGTGCTTACGACGAGGTTCTGGCTCCCCACGATCCTCTCAAGGCTGACAACGACGATGAAGAACCTGACGAGACACCCCATGAGCTACGAACGGCAGCTGATCATACTCCAGACATTCTGGATCGAGATCATATCCCAAGAGGCCTTCGAAAGCGGGTCTTTTCTGTCGTGGAACACAATGGACAGATCTATGGAGGAGGCGAGCACCAGTACAACATGGTTCCAGGCATGCCTGCAGTTGACCGAACGACTTCTAGACAGTCTCAAAAGTCAAACAAGTCGCACTTATCGCAGCCGGTTGCTCGCAAGACCTCCAGTAATGCCTCCATGCCTCCTCTTACACGACGGCAGTCTATTCGGTCTGTGGTTGGAGCTGTCAATGACAGTCCGGAGCCCGAGAGTAAGTACTTGACATTGAGACGGCGAATGGGACGCAAGATTAACAAGAAGCATTAG
- a CDS encoding uncharacterized protein (Compare to YALI0E26279g, similar to uniprot|Q8DLR0 Synechococcus elongatus tll0418 Sulfolipid sulfoquinovosyldiacylglycerol biosynthesis protein) has protein sequence MKIALVTEVSPLYVNGVSRTIVRLLDHLTEQGHEVVVFGPDSGHYKNVRLVGTFGVPLFFYPELKFNFATPSMVYQLRQYQPEIIHFVDPNLLGPQMLVWCKMFLPHVPRIASYHTNIALYATMFGFSYLYEPIWWTMRMYHGACRKTLCPSHSTKAALVANGIPAEKVGIWTRGVEMAMFNPERRNMQLREKWLCAGKPTLQSNSSTSSLLRRASNEDEGVSFGLQDPEDKLIILYVGRISWEKNIQVLVEAYKGMNHEQVHLVIVGDGPAKASIQGQLRSADVTFTGYLRGEELAEAYASADIFAFPSKSETFGQVVLEAQASALPCVIMDAEGVSEIVEGEVSGIITPLPANMDQADSVEVQEAFRANIERLVDNPVLREKMSRNAVARAQKFSWYEAMQACVDAYADTIVDAQMETNTSIV, from the coding sequence ATGAAAATCGCCCTTGTCACCGAAGTGTCTCCTCTCTACGTGAACGGAGTGTCGCGCACCATTGTGCGTCTGCTCGACCACCTGACCGAACAGGGCCAtgaggtggtggtcttTGGCCCCGACTCGGGCCACTACAAGAACGTGCGACTGGTCGGTACTTTTGGAGTGCCGCTCTTCTTCTACCCGGAGCTCAAGTTCAACTTCGCTACCCCCAGCATGGTCTACCAGCTGCGACAGTATCAGCCCGAAATCATCCACTTTGTCGATCCCAACCTGCTGGGACCCCAGATGCTCGTGTGGTGTAAGATGTTCCTGCCCCATGTGCCTCGAATCGCCTCCTACCACACCAATATTGCGCTCTACGCTACCATGTTCGGCTTCTCCTACCTCTACGAGCCCATCTGGTGGACCATGCGAATGTACCACGGCGCCTGCCGAAAGACGTTGTGTCCCTCGCACTCCACCAAGGCCGCTCTTGTGGCCAACGGCATCCCAGCCGAGAAGGTGGGTATCTGGACCCGAGGAGTGGAAATGGCAATGTTTAACCCCGAACGACGAAACATGCAACTGCGAGAGAAATGGCTGTGTGCTGGAAAGCCTACACTTCAGTCAAACTCATCGACATCTTCGCTGCTACGACGAGCCTCCAACGAAGATGAGGGTGTTTCTTTCGGCCTCCAGGACCCCGAGGATAAACTGATCATTCTCTATGTGGGTCGAATCTCATGGGAAAAGAACATCCAGGTGCTGGTCGAGGCCTACAAGGGCATGAACCACGAACAGGTGCATCTGGTAATTGTGGGAGACGGTCCCGCTAAGGCATCGATCCAGGGCCAACTCCGATCTGCTGACGTCACTTTCACCGGCTACCTTCGAGGGGAGGAGCTTGCCGAAGCCTATGCATCTGCCGACATTTTCGCCTTCCCTTCGAAATCGGAAACCTTTGGTCaggtggtgttggaggcCCAGGCCTCGGCACTTCCCTGCGTCATTATGGATGCTGAGGGAGTGTCTGAGATTGTCGAGGGAGAAGTGTCAGGAATCATCACTCCCCTGCCGGCAAACATGGACCAGGCCGACAGCGTGGAGGTCCAGGAGGCCTTCCGAGCCAACATTGAAAGACTGGTGGACAACCCTGTTCTGCGGGAAAAAATGTCTCGAAACGCCGTGGCCCGAGCCCAAAAGTTTTCCTGGTACGAAGCCATGCAGGCGTGCGTGGACGCCTACGCAGACACCATTGTGGACGCCCAAATGGAGACCAACACTTCCATTGTTTAA